A genomic stretch from Sulfobacillus thermosulfidooxidans includes:
- the istA gene encoding IS21 family transposase produces the protein MMMHEQKQTITAIQAATGRDRKTIRKVVTDQKHGHDLTRRTRESQLDPYKEYIEERWNQGCQNAVVLWEEARAHGYTGSLSLIKQLVQPLRPQRGVEPAQRYETDPGDQAQCDWADFGALVYPDQRRKLYIFIYTMSFSRRMSGEFVHDQRQTTLFRCLENAFAYFGCVPTTILSDNMKPMVIDHPRGGEIVWNPRFTAFAEFHGFGPKAARPYRAKTKGKVERSVLYVRQNFWPRIPEVITLKELNVRVMVWAQERDLRIHGTTFERPTDRWEADVAGAQPYDLTRLWAFGEQFPRKVTRDAFVHWQGHRFAVPWTAAGTMVYVRRYSETGIVIGQETQELTRYAIPSRPHQIVGTETWHQDAPPERIPGQPIARRRTLRTPEEDLPTIRLLADYAEVVPQ, from the coding sequence ATGATGATGCACGAACAGAAGCAGACGATTACGGCGATTCAAGCGGCCACCGGTCGCGATCGCAAAACCATTCGTAAAGTGGTCACCGACCAAAAACACGGGCACGACCTGACCCGTCGTACCCGTGAGAGTCAACTCGATCCATACAAAGAGTATATCGAAGAACGGTGGAACCAGGGGTGTCAGAATGCCGTTGTTCTCTGGGAAGAGGCCCGTGCCCACGGTTACACGGGCAGTCTGAGTTTGATCAAACAGCTGGTGCAACCGCTGCGTCCGCAGCGGGGTGTTGAACCGGCTCAACGCTATGAAACGGATCCCGGGGATCAAGCACAATGCGATTGGGCCGACTTCGGGGCGTTGGTGTATCCGGACCAACGGCGAAAACTCTACATTTTTATTTATACCATGAGTTTTTCGCGGCGTATGTCTGGCGAATTTGTGCACGATCAGCGCCAAACCACCTTGTTTCGCTGCCTCGAGAACGCGTTTGCGTATTTTGGCTGTGTCCCCACGACGATTTTATCAGATAACATGAAACCGATGGTCATTGACCATCCGCGCGGGGGAGAGATCGTCTGGAACCCCCGATTCACGGCTTTTGCCGAATTTCATGGTTTTGGACCGAAAGCCGCCCGGCCTTATCGGGCAAAAACCAAGGGAAAAGTCGAACGCAGTGTGTTATATGTTCGCCAAAATTTCTGGCCGCGGATCCCTGAGGTCATCACCCTCAAGGAATTAAATGTCCGTGTCATGGTCTGGGCCCAGGAACGTGATCTGCGCATTCATGGCACCACGTTCGAGCGCCCGACAGATCGCTGGGAGGCCGACGTGGCGGGAGCCCAGCCGTATGACCTGACGCGGCTGTGGGCCTTCGGCGAACAGTTTCCCCGTAAAGTGACGCGCGATGCGTTTGTGCACTGGCAAGGGCATCGTTTTGCGGTACCGTGGACGGCGGCGGGAACGATGGTGTACGTCAGGCGCTACTCCGAGACCGGTATCGTGATTGGGCAAGAGACGCAAGAGCTCACGCGGTATGCGATTCCCTCGCGCCCGCATCAGATCGTCGGCACGGAGACATGGCACCAAGACGCCCCACCCGAACGCATTCCGGGTCAACCGATTGCTCGGCGTCGTACGTTACGGACACCCGAGGAGGATTTGCCCACGATTCGTTTATTAGCCGACTATGCGGAGGTGGTCCCGCAATGA
- a CDS encoding IS3 family transposase, giving the protein MTELCEHVMDWHHRAPQVPLRRWCATIRLSRATFYAWRHRQRHPVPDRRHQAPGRPPRGYSVTQNGQKIADGPMMDWITDILTTENAAYGYHKITGVLRRRYHLQIRVKKVYRLLRQWHLLWPQRKRRIRHPRRLARNRIITAPNQLWQTDITDVYIAGEDRFLYLQAIIDVCDRMIIAYHMGLHCQATDVVRTLQHAVIRRQSEWQTPPILRTDNGPQFIAEAFETACAAYGLEHERIPVATPNKNALIESWHAQLERECLTQEFATYGEAYAAVTRWIAFYNEDRLHGSLEFWSPATMRKRVAGGQATWMPVRV; this is encoded by the coding sequence GTGACAGAATTGTGTGAACACGTGATGGATTGGCATCACCGCGCTCCTCAGGTGCCCCTTCGCCGATGGTGTGCGACGATACGCCTTTCCCGGGCCACCTTTTATGCCTGGCGTCATCGCCAACGCCATCCCGTACCGGATCGGCGCCATCAGGCGCCGGGTCGACCTCCGCGAGGATACAGCGTCACACAAAATGGCCAGAAAATCGCCGATGGCCCGATGATGGACTGGATTACCGATATTCTGACGACGGAGAATGCGGCCTATGGGTATCACAAAATCACAGGGGTCTTGCGACGACGCTATCATCTACAGATTCGTGTCAAAAAGGTGTATCGACTCCTTCGACAGTGGCACTTATTGTGGCCTCAGCGAAAACGCCGCATCCGGCATCCGCGCCGGCTGGCGCGGAACCGCATCATTACGGCTCCCAATCAGCTCTGGCAAACGGACATTACCGATGTGTATATTGCGGGTGAAGATCGGTTTTTATATCTCCAAGCCATTATCGATGTGTGTGACCGCATGATTATTGCCTATCACATGGGGCTTCATTGTCAGGCGACGGATGTTGTCCGGACCCTGCAACACGCGGTGATCCGGCGTCAATCGGAATGGCAAACGCCTCCTATTCTCCGGACGGACAATGGCCCTCAGTTTATCGCTGAGGCATTCGAAACGGCTTGTGCTGCCTATGGTCTGGAACATGAGCGCATTCCGGTGGCCACGCCGAATAAAAACGCCTTGATTGAGTCGTGGCATGCTCAGTTGGAGCGCGAGTGTCTCACTCAAGAATTTGCCACATATGGCGAGGCCTATGCAGCGGTTACGCGATGGATTGCCTTTTATAACGAGGATCGGCTGCATGGGAGCCTAGAATTTTGGTCTCCGGCGACGATGCGAAAACGGGTCGCTGGAGGGCAAGCGACCTGGATGCCCGTCAGAGTATAG
- a CDS encoding YgjP-like metallopeptidase domain-containing protein produces the protein MPMITLGQTTIAYTVEIRPRRHYPAIEMDAHKAVTVLVPPDWPPEQIEPLLHRKARWLLHHFETTQPVPVHPPKDFVSGAGFLLRGSSGSKSTHGPRASLVWCWTDDEVVPRFVEFR, from the coding sequence ATGCCGATGATCACTCTCGGTCAGACGACCATTGCTTATACCGTGGAAATTCGACCCCGTCGCCATTATCCAGCGATTGAGATGGATGCGCACAAGGCGGTGACCGTGCTGGTGCCCCCCGATTGGCCTCCGGAGCAGATTGAACCGTTATTGCATCGGAAAGCGCGATGGTTGTTGCACCATTTTGAGACGACCCAACCCGTTCCGGTGCATCCGCCCAAAGATTTTGTGAGTGGTGCCGGGTTCTTACTCCGAGGCTCATCCGGCTCAAAGTCCACACACGGCCCGAGAGCGAGCCTTGTGTGGTGTTGGACGGACGACGAGGTTGTCCCACGCTTCGTGGAATTTCGCTAG